One Paracoccaceae bacterium genomic region harbors:
- a CDS encoding KR domain-containing protein: MRHFCGIVAPRATVRAIGPGGWPRGALCGILRLRRQARRTGRQSGDSVTQGARIGANDIAIVGMAAHLPGAPSVSAYWDNLVRGIESIRPLTEDDLLAAGESPSRMRHPRYVRAAAPLDGFERFDAEFFGFSPKEAAILDPQHRQFLEVAWEALEDAGHPPEGFPGAVGIWAGCGMGSYFYFNLCSNPGLVEDTGMFLLRHTGNDKDFLATRVSHVFDFKGPSINVQTACSTSLVAVHYACQALLNGECDMALAGGVTVELPQGRGYVYQEGEILSPDGHCHAFDHRAQGTVFGSGAGCVVLRRLADAIADGDHVWAVIKGSAVNNDGAAKAGYLAPSVEGQAACIAEAQAVAGISADSVGYVECHGTGTYLGDPIEVAALTQAFRETTDAVDFCRIGSVKTNIGHLDTAAGVASLIKASLAVTTGTIPPTLGFEAPNPAIAFDGSPFRVADRLTDFPAGRTPRRAGVNSLGVGGTNAHVVIEEPPARPASPESDWPFQPLVISARSRAALDEASARLAAHLRAHPEQPLADVAWTLKQGRRHFEKRRVIVAENHAEAAALLEGADARRVWTHDHLGEAPQVVFMFPGGGAQYAGMARDLYETEPVFRDWVDRGLAVLEPRLDYSIRDLWLPARGAEAAADARLKRPSVQLPLIMIVEYALARLFESWGVTPHALIGHSMGENTAACLAGVLRFEDCIGLVHLRGQLFDTVPPGGMLSVPMDAADLVARLPEGLDMASVNAPGLCVVSGPDAMLADLASGLAAEGIETQRVAIDIAAHSRMLEPILGRFGDFLRSIPLSPPVLPVISNRTGRPLTAAEATDPEYWVAHLRSTVRFAEGMAHLVQVPGRVFMEMGPGRALSSLAQANGVAAGQVIPALRHPGQAMADDAWHMATIARLWACGVTVDWEPVWGEAARQRVPLPTYPFQRKPYFISPGTPAAVETETAPARSDDIARWGWVPHWRPRAADCAADVETELDSLPRETWAIFTDETGLAAACADRLRDAGHRVVTVRAGDAFRRDGDAYTLSPERGREGYDLLVRDLVARGLAPTRVAHFWLVTATETFRPGSSFFQRNLEQGFWSLLFLGQAMAEENVPRPVHMTVMTTGAARLRDGGLAHPEKAAVAGPARIIPRELPGVTCTTLDLELPASRRGGVPGPLVVQVLEEMLAQPADSVAALRGARRFERGLRAVDLPVGELPLAEGATVMVTGGFGGIGLTLAEDLIRNHKAKILIVARRPLPPRDGWAAHLAARGPDDAASRRILAMQRLDAIGGTVEVAVADVCNPDEMRAAVALGEARLGRIAAVIHAAGVVDDGPMLGKTPGGVEEVLAPKLHGTQVLDAIFPDGRLDWMVVFASTSTVTAPAGQVDYVAANEFLNAWAQSRAGGKTRVVALNWGIWSGVGMAAEALADRLGTRPAAPRLPVSGPLLTEASFDATGRRVYEARLTTADWVLDQHRMKGGQAVFPGTGYLELVAEAARAEGMTAFELADLTFFRALEVADGDNRALRLRLTATDEGFAVEVQSGVTHQGRQGWITHAQGRLAPLRDTAPGFDTGAALRCGTAETGEGLESPQEAHLAFGARWRVIRSRAFGNGEGVARLALPVAFGAEAGHWPLHPALMDLATGWAMPLIPSYSPSHLWVPLSYGRLRVFAPLPAEVTSHVRLAPGAAAGSAAFDIVLADPEGRVVAEVRGFSMRRIEGALTAAPVSSRDLEFDDTPAKRSLTAAEERLAANLVQGIRPAEGVEAFARALSLGSSHVYVSSLDLPALIAQAARTESARPEGQSFERPDLDTAFVEPRNEIERTLAGFWTDLLGVAKVGVEDDFFALGGHSLIAVRLFAMVKKAFRVEFPISVLFEAPTIAACARLIEDRIGPVEAEGARPQAAAPRRRFTHLVPMHERDGGPGTPFFLVAGMFGNVLNLRHLAQLLGGDRPFYGLQARGLYGDEAPHESLPAAAADIIAEMRQVQPHGPFLLGGFSGGGLTAWEIARQLEGDGEEVAMLALLDTPLPVRPALSRADKAMIKLAEFRRKGPAYAREWLQARAEWKRRLAAGPAAEAEGTFHNAAIEAAFRASVADYTLPQRMGATVLFRPPLDRHWRVTGGRWVSRAREYVSPDNDLTPFAPALRVIEVPGDHDSMVLEPNVRVLAARLRAEIAGVETPSLAPLARAAE; encoded by the coding sequence ATGCGGCATTTCTGCGGCATTGTGGCCCCTCGCGCGACGGTTCGTGCCATCGGCCCGGGCGGGTGGCCCCGGGGGGCGCTTTGCGGTATTTTGCGCTTGCGGCGTCAGGCAAGGCGCACGGGCAGGCAATCGGGGGACAGTGTGACGCAAGGCGCGCGCATCGGGGCGAACGATATCGCCATCGTGGGCATGGCCGCCCATCTGCCGGGCGCGCCTTCGGTGTCGGCGTATTGGGACAACCTGGTCCGGGGCATCGAGTCGATCCGCCCGCTGACCGAGGACGATCTTCTGGCCGCCGGCGAAAGCCCCTCGCGCATGCGCCATCCGCGCTATGTGCGGGCGGCCGCCCCGTTGGACGGGTTCGAGCGCTTCGATGCCGAGTTCTTCGGCTTCTCTCCCAAGGAGGCGGCAATCCTCGACCCCCAGCACCGCCAGTTCCTCGAGGTGGCATGGGAAGCCCTGGAGGATGCCGGCCATCCGCCAGAAGGCTTTCCGGGTGCCGTGGGCATCTGGGCGGGCTGCGGGATGGGCAGCTATTTCTACTTCAACCTGTGCTCGAACCCCGGTCTTGTCGAGGACACGGGCATGTTCCTGCTGCGCCACACCGGCAACGACAAGGATTTCCTGGCCACCCGGGTCAGCCATGTGTTTGACTTCAAGGGTCCCTCGATCAACGTGCAGACTGCCTGTTCGACATCGCTGGTCGCGGTCCACTACGCCTGCCAGGCGCTGCTGAACGGCGAATGCGACATGGCCCTTGCGGGGGGCGTGACCGTCGAACTGCCGCAGGGGCGCGGCTATGTCTATCAGGAAGGCGAGATCCTGTCGCCCGACGGACATTGCCACGCCTTCGACCACCGTGCGCAGGGCACCGTCTTTGGCAGCGGTGCGGGCTGCGTGGTGTTGCGGCGGCTGGCCGACGCGATTGCCGATGGCGATCATGTCTGGGCGGTGATCAAGGGATCGGCGGTCAACAATGACGGTGCCGCAAAGGCCGGATACCTTGCGCCGTCGGTCGAGGGGCAGGCCGCCTGCATCGCCGAGGCGCAGGCCGTCGCGGGGATATCGGCCGACAGCGTGGGCTATGTGGAGTGCCACGGCACCGGCACCTACCTGGGCGACCCTATCGAGGTGGCGGCGCTGACGCAGGCATTCCGCGAAACCACCGACGCCGTCGATTTCTGCCGCATCGGCAGCGTCAAGACAAACATCGGGCACCTGGACACGGCGGCGGGCGTGGCCAGCCTGATCAAGGCATCTCTGGCCGTGACCACCGGCACGATCCCGCCAACGCTGGGGTTCGAGGCGCCAAATCCCGCGATCGCCTTCGACGGCTCGCCCTTTCGCGTTGCCGACCGGCTGACGGATTTCCCGGCGGGCAGAACGCCCCGGCGGGCGGGTGTCAACTCGCTCGGGGTGGGCGGCACCAATGCGCATGTCGTGATCGAAGAACCGCCTGCGCGCCCGGCCAGCCCCGAAAGCGACTGGCCCTTCCAGCCCCTCGTCATCTCGGCCCGGTCCCGCGCCGCACTGGACGAAGCGTCGGCCAGGCTGGCCGCGCATCTGCGGGCACATCCTGAACAGCCGCTGGCCGATGTGGCCTGGACCCTGAAGCAGGGCCGGCGGCATTTCGAGAAGCGTCGCGTGATCGTGGCCGAAAACCATGCCGAGGCGGCGGCATTGCTGGAAGGGGCCGACGCGCGGCGGGTCTGGACGCATGACCACCTGGGCGAAGCGCCCCAGGTCGTGTTCATGTTCCCCGGCGGCGGGGCGCAATACGCTGGAATGGCGCGCGACCTCTACGAAACCGAACCGGTGTTTCGCGACTGGGTGGATCGCGGGCTGGCCGTGCTCGAACCACGGCTGGACTATTCGATCCGCGATCTCTGGCTGCCCGCCCGGGGTGCCGAGGCAGCGGCCGACGCGCGGCTGAAGCGTCCCTCGGTCCAGTTGCCGCTGATCATGATCGTGGAGTACGCCCTCGCACGGCTGTTCGAAAGCTGGGGCGTGACACCACACGCCCTGATCGGTCATTCGATGGGCGAGAATACCGCGGCCTGCCTTGCCGGCGTGTTGCGGTTCGAGGATTGCATCGGGCTGGTCCACCTGCGCGGCCAGTTGTTCGACACCGTGCCACCGGGCGGAATGCTATCGGTTCCGATGGACGCTGCGGACCTTGTCGCGCGCCTGCCCGAGGGTCTTGACATGGCCTCGGTCAACGCGCCGGGCCTTTGCGTGGTGTCAGGGCCGGATGCGATGCTGGCCGATCTCGCGTCCGGGCTTGCCGCCGAGGGGATCGAGACGCAGCGCGTCGCGATCGACATCGCGGCGCATTCCCGCATGCTGGAACCGATCCTCGGCCGGTTCGGTGACTTCCTGCGCAGCATCCCGCTGTCACCGCCGGTGCTGCCGGTAATCTCCAACCGCACGGGCCGACCGCTGACAGCCGCCGAAGCCACCGATCCGGAGTACTGGGTCGCGCATCTGCGCAGCACGGTGCGCTTTGCCGAAGGCATGGCCCATCTTGTGCAGGTTCCCGGGCGGGTGTTCATGGAGATGGGTCCGGGCCGGGCGCTTTCGTCCCTGGCGCAGGCCAACGGTGTCGCCGCCGGACAGGTGATCCCCGCGCTGCGCCACCCCGGGCAGGCCATGGCCGACGATGCCTGGCACATGGCGACCATCGCGCGGCTCTGGGCCTGCGGCGTGACGGTCGATTGGGAACCCGTCTGGGGCGAGGCCGCGCGCCAGCGTGTGCCCCTGCCAACCTATCCGTTCCAGCGGAAGCCCTATTTCATTTCGCCCGGCACCCCCGCAGCCGTCGAGACAGAGACGGCGCCCGCACGCAGCGACGATATCGCCCGATGGGGTTGGGTGCCGCACTGGCGACCCCGCGCCGCCGACTGTGCCGCCGATGTGGAAACCGAACTCGACAGCCTGCCACGCGAGACATGGGCGATCTTCACGGACGAGACCGGCCTTGCCGCCGCCTGCGCGGACCGCCTGCGCGATGCCGGACATCGGGTCGTCACGGTGCGCGCGGGTGATGCGTTCCGCCGCGATGGCGACGCCTACACCCTGTCGCCCGAGCGCGGGCGCGAAGGGTATGACCTGCTGGTGCGCGACCTGGTGGCGCGCGGGCTGGCCCCAACCCGGGTCGCTCATTTCTGGCTGGTGACCGCAACAGAAACCTTCCGGCCGGGATCGAGCTTCTTCCAGCGGAACCTCGAACAGGGGTTCTGGAGCCTGCTGTTCCTGGGCCAGGCGATGGCCGAGGAAAACGTGCCGCGCCCCGTCCACATGACGGTCATGACGACCGGCGCAGCGCGCCTGCGCGACGGCGGGCTTGCGCATCCCGAGAAGGCGGCGGTCGCAGGCCCGGCGCGGATCATTCCGCGCGAGTTGCCGGGCGTGACCTGCACCACGCTGGACCTGGAGCTACCCGCGTCGCGACGGGGCGGGGTGCCCGGGCCGCTGGTCGTGCAGGTGCTGGAGGAGATGCTGGCCCAGCCTGCCGACAGCGTGGCGGCCCTGCGCGGAGCGCGACGCTTTGAACGGGGACTGCGTGCCGTGGACCTGCCTGTCGGCGAACTGCCGCTGGCCGAGGGCGCCACGGTGATGGTCACGGGCGGCTTCGGCGGAATCGGCCTGACGCTGGCGGAAGACCTGATCCGGAACCACAAGGCAAAGATCCTCATCGTGGCACGCCGCCCCCTGCCGCCGCGCGACGGCTGGGCTGCGCATCTGGCGGCGCGCGGCCCGGACGATGCCGCGTCGCGGCGGATCCTGGCGATGCAGCGGCTGGACGCGATCGGCGGCACGGTCGAGGTTGCGGTCGCGGACGTCTGCAACCCCGACGAGATGCGCGCGGCCGTAGCGCTTGGCGAGGCGCGGCTGGGGCGGATCGCGGCGGTGATCCACGCGGCGGGGGTGGTGGACGACGGGCCGATGCTGGGCAAGACCCCCGGCGGTGTCGAGGAGGTTCTCGCGCCCAAGCTGCACGGCACGCAGGTGCTCGACGCGATCTTTCCCGACGGGCGGCTGGACTGGATGGTCGTGTTCGCGTCAACCTCCACCGTCACGGCGCCGGCCGGTCAGGTGGACTACGTGGCCGCAAACGAGTTCCTGAATGCCTGGGCACAGTCGCGGGCGGGCGGCAAGACGCGGGTCGTGGCGCTGAACTGGGGCATATGGTCGGGCGTGGGCATGGCGGCCGAGGCCCTGGCAGACCGGCTGGGCACCCGCCCCGCCGCACCGCGCCTGCCTGTCTCCGGGCCGCTTCTGACCGAGGCGAGCTTTGACGCCACGGGGCGGCGGGTCTACGAGGCACGCCTGACCACCGCCGACTGGGTGCTTGACCAGCACCGGATGAAGGGCGGGCAGGCGGTGTTCCCGGGCACCGGCTATCTGGAACTGGTCGCCGAGGCGGCGCGCGCCGAGGGCATGACGGCCTTCGAACTGGCAGATCTCACGTTCTTCCGCGCACTTGAAGTGGCCGACGGGGACAACCGCGCCTTGCGCCTTCGGCTGACGGCGACCGACGAAGGCTTCGCGGTCGAGGTGCAGTCGGGCGTCACCCATCAGGGGCGGCAGGGCTGGATCACGCATGCGCAGGGCCGTCTGGCACCGCTGCGCGACACCGCCCCTGGGTTCGATACCGGCGCCGCCTTGCGCTGTGGCACGGCCGAAACGGGCGAGGGCCTGGAAAGCCCGCAAGAGGCGCATCTGGCCTTCGGTGCACGCTGGCGGGTCATCCGGTCGCGGGCGTTCGGGAACGGCGAGGGCGTCGCGCGGCTGGCGTTGCCGGTGGCGTTCGGTGCCGAGGCGGGCCATTGGCCGCTGCATCCGGCGCTGATGGACCTGGCGACAGGCTGGGCCATGCCCCTGATCCCGAGCTATTCGCCGTCGCACCTGTGGGTGCCGCTGTCCTACGGGCGCCTGCGCGTGTTCGCCCCGCTGCCGGCCGAGGTGACCAGCCATGTCCGGCTTGCGCCCGGCGCCGCCGCGGGCTCTGCTGCCTTCGACATCGTGCTGGCCGATCCGGAAGGCCGGGTCGTGGCCGAGGTGCGGGGTTTCTCGATGCGGCGGATCGAGGGCGCGCTGACCGCCGCGCCGGTTTCTTCCCGCGATCTCGAGTTCGACGATACCCCCGCCAAGCGCAGCCTGACGGCGGCCGAGGAACGGCTTGCCGCGAATCTGGTCCAGGGCATCCGGCCGGCCGAGGGGGTCGAGGCCTTTGCCCGCGCGCTGTCGCTGGGGTCCAGCCATGTCTATGTCTCGTCGCTGGACCTGCCCGCCCTGATCGCCCAGGCCGCGCGGACCGAGTCGGCGCGGCCCGAAGGCCAGTCCTTCGAGCGGCCCGATCTGGATACCGCCTTTGTCGAACCCCGAAACGAGATCGAACGCACGCTGGCAGGGTTCTGGACCGATCTGCTCGGTGTGGCGAAGGTGGGGGTCGAGGATGACTTCTTTGCCCTCGGCGGCCACAGCCTGATCGCCGTCCGGCTGTTCGCCATGGTCAAGAAGGCATTCCGGGTCGAGTTTCCGATCTCGGTGCTGTTCGAGGCACCGACCATCGCCGCCTGCGCGCGGCTGATCGAGGACCGCATCGGCCCTGTCGAGGCCGAGGGGGCAAGGCCCCAGGCCGCCGCTCCGCGCCGCAGGTTCACCCATCTGGTGCCGATGCACGAACGCGACGGCGGACCGGGCACGCCGTTCTTCCTGGTCGCGGGAATGTTCGGCAACGTGCTCAACCTTCGCCATCTTGCGCAGCTTCTGGGGGGCGATCGGCCGTTCTACGGCCTGCAGGCGCGCGGGCTCTACGGGGATGAGGCGCCGCATGAAAGCCTGCCCGCCGCCGCCGCCGACATCATCGCCGAAATGCGACAGGTGCAGCCGCACGGCCCCTTCCTGCTGGGCGGGTTTTCCGGTGGCGGCCTGACCGCCTGGGAAATCGCGCGGCAGCTTGAGGGTGACGGGGAGGAGGTGGCGATGCTTGCCTTGCTGGACACGCCCCTGCCGGTGCGCCCTGCTCTTTCCAGGGCCGACAAGGCGATGATCAAGCTGGCGGAGTTCCGCCGCAAGGGCCCCGCCTATGCACGGGAATGGCTGCAGGCGCGTGCCGAATGGAAACGGCGCCTGGCGGCCGGGCCAGCGGCAGAGGCCGAGGGTACCTTCCACAACGCGGCGATCGAGGCGGCGTTCCGCGCCTCGGTGGCCGACTATACCCTGCCGCAGCGGATGGGTGCGACCGTGCTGTTCCGCCCGCCGCTGGATCGGCACTGGCGGGTGACGGGCGGCCGCTGGGTCAGCCGGGCCAGGGAATATGTGTCCCCCGACAATGACCTGACCCCATTTGCCCCGGCCCTGCGCGTGATCGAGGTGCCGGGCGACCACGACAGCATGGTGCTGGAGCCCAACGTCCGCGTCCTGGCTGCCCGCCTGCGGGCGGAGATCGCGGGGGTCGAGACGCCCTCGCTCGCGCCGCTGGCACGGGCCGCGGAATAG